In Streptacidiphilus sp. P02-A3a, the DNA window AGGCAAGGTGCTGCCCAGCAGCCGCCAATGGGAGAAGGCAGCACGCGGCACCACCGGTGAACGGTACCCCTGGGGAACCAGCCCGACCGCCGCGAAGTGCAACGTCCGCGAATCCGGCATCGCCGGCACCACGGCGGTGAGTCGCTACCACTCCGGGGTCAGCCCCTATGGCGTCTACGACCTCTGTGGCAACACCTGGGAATGGCTGTCCACGCCGGGCTCCGCCTCGGGGCGGTACCAACTCAAAGGCTCGGCCTTCACCAGCCCCTTCTACCGCTGCGAGCCGACTTCGGTCAACGACGCGTCCATGGACATGAGCGACGAGGACACCGGATTTCGGTGCGCGACACCCTTGCGGTAAGGCCCTGCCCCTGCTGACGCGATGGGGCCCGCCGGGAGTCAGTTCGGCGGACCACAATCGACCTGACGGATCACCAGTGAATTACCAGCCCGTAGCGCTCGGGCGCGGCGGCCCTCCGTACGCTGTTGTACATGACCAGCTCCGCCCCGAGCGCTCTGTACGCGGCCCGTGATGCCGCCCTGGCCGACCCGGGGATCAACACCGGCGCCGCCCGGGCCGAGCGCCTGTGGCTGGTCGTGCGCACCATCGGGCGGGGCCCGGCCATGACTCCCGCTGCCGGTGCCAGCCACCCGCCGGGGCCGCCGGGCCCAGGCATCCTGCGACGCGCAGCGCCCCACCCGCCGCCGCAGCCAGATCCACCACCGTGCGCGGCGCCGCCGCCCGTGCCCGCTCCGCAGGACTGCCCAACGGGGTCGGTGCGATCAGCGACAGAGCCCGTTTCCCGCGTCCCGGCAGCCGCCGGGCCCGGCGGGCCCTCAGGCCGTCAGTTGACGAACGGTGCTGCCGGGGGAAACGCGGGCCAGCAGGATCGGCGCCGCGGGCGCGTCCCTGGCGGCGCACCAACGGAAGGTGCCGTGCGCCTGCGGCTACCGGCATCACCGCCGGCTGCCGCGGCGTGCCCGCGCCGGGGGCGGCCCGGTAGTCGACGCCGCCGATCGCCGCCCGCTCCAACTCCTCTGCCACCTTTCGGAGATGAGAGGCGGACCGGACCGCAGAACCGCAGGGCGGCGGGTCGGCGGGTGTCAGGTCGCGGACGGCGATCGGTACGGCCACCGCGGTGCCGCTGTCGCGACGGGCGTTCGTGCCCCCGTGCCAGCGGGGCGGCGGACGTCCGCCCCACTGGGTTTCGGTCCGGCGTTCAGTACAACGGGACCGGACGGGCCGAGAGCGCCGTGACGCTGAGCGTGCCGTCGTTGATCGCTCCCTGTGCGAAGCGGACGAGCCGGAAGGTGGTCTCGTCCGGCGGGGTGACCTCCAGGTAGGACGGGGTCACCGACTTGGTGCCGTAGGGCTCGTTCCAGGCGAGGTTGGCGTAGGCGGACTGGCCCGGCTTGAGTGTGACCGTGTGCGGACGCGGGTCGGCGGCGAACCAGGTGGAGCCCCACTTGACCCGGATCGGCAGCACCCGGTGGTTGGCGTTCTGCAGCCCCAGCCCGGGGTAGCCGTAGACGGTGCAGGTCTGGTGCGAGGTGTTGGTGAGCACCAGTTCCCCGTACGCGTTGCCCATGCCCACGTGGTTGGGCGGCACGCGGAGCGAGGCGCCCAGGGCGGTGGTGTGGCAGCGCTGCGGCGCGGCGGCGGCCCGCGGAGCCGCGACGGCGGTGCCGACGCCGCCCGCGACCAGCAGCGCGGTCACCACCGTGGTCAGCGCGGCGGACTTCCTGAGATGTGCCTTCATGTTCGATCCCCCCATAGATTTTCGATCAAATTACTTAGGGGAGACGTCGGTTGACACGGTGCGGTTCCACGGCCGGGAGGTCCGGCTGCGCGGCGTCGCGCGCGGTCGGCGTCCGGCCCCGGCCGCGGTCACTTCGCGGCGTCCAGCGCGCTCCGCAGCGAGCCGATGCAGCCCCGGCCGGTGCAACCGGCCCCGGAGACCGCGTCGATCTGGGCGCTCCGCGCGCGCAGGGCCCGAGCCGTCCCGGGGGGCGTACCGGGTTCCGGATCGACCCACTGCCGGCCTGGCCCGGGGGACCGGCGGCGGCTACGGGGTGACCATGTCGGACTCGGGGTCGACCCCGTCCAGCAGTCCGCCGTGGGTCCGCAGCGCGGTCCCGTCCCCGTCGGGGGTGATCTTCCCGGGCTGGACGAGCTGTCCAACGGTCGTGGGCTTGAGGAGGACGTCGATCAGCGCGGCTGCCCGCCCCGCCCACTGTTGGCAGGCAGGGGCGGCAAGGGCCGAACCCACTCCTCGTTCGTCGGATCGCCACGTCCCACGCCACCCAAACGATCAAGGAAGGCACTTCGGTTCCAGGATCGAATGACGGTTCACCGGACACGGCCTAATACCGCAACAGGTCCTGGGGTGACGATGCTTCATTTCTCAGGCTGTTGCCTCGTCGCTCGTAGCGGCTGGTGCGGGCTTGGTGTTGTCGTCGGCGTCGCCAGTGGGACCAGTGCAGGATGTGTTCCGTGTTCCGTGTTGCGGTGAGGTGACCTGGCCAGGTGGGTGATCAGTCGCCGTCCGGCCCGCGCGCCCGGCGGCGCTTCCGCGTGCCCCGAAAGAGTAACGAATGCTCCTTGGTCTTCGCGGGCAGGCGGTCTGTATGAGCCTCTTCCCCAAGACCCGCCAGGCCGATCAGACCGACGCCCTGCGCCGTGTCGAGGAAGCCACCGAAGCGCACGCCCGCACCCGACACGAGCTCGATGCCGCCATCGCCGTTGCACTCGACGTCGGGGTGCAGCCCGAGGCGCTCCACGACGTCGGGCAGATCGAGCCCGGGCACGGAAAACATGCTGGCGACGAGGCCATTGGCGCACCGGCGATGTTCGACGCGTTCGTCCAGGGGACCATCTGAGCGGGCCGTAACTGTTGCAGCAGTCCGCCCAGCGGCTGGACACGTTCGGCGAGCCGAGCGCGCAGAACGCCGTTCGCGGTGTCGGCCGCGTTGAGCCACTCGGCGGCGACCAGCGGTTGGGTGTGCTCGGCTGCCTGTTCGCTGGGCAAGGTGGCGAAGGGTGCGATCTGCGACGGGGCCGGCCCTTCGCCGGTCCGGCCGAGGTAGCCGTCGGGGCTGCTACGGGCGGCGGCGTACACGGCCAGGAGCCGGGTGGCCGCCGCGGGCTCCATCGGCGACGACTGGTTCGCCGACTACGATCGCACCCTGGACACCGCCGTCTCCGGCCACATCACCAGCTACGGTCCCGGTGGTGAACTGCTCACCTTCACCCAGAGCGGCAGCACCTACACCAACGCCGTCGGCTACCACGCCGGCCTGGCCAAGAACAGCAACGGCACCTACACCCTGGACCACACCGACACCGGATCCAAGGACACCTACAACTCCGCCGGGAACCTGACCGCGGTCACCGACCACAACGGCGACGCCATCAACGTCACCCAGACCGTGACCTCGGGGCAGGTGACGGGGTTCAAGGCCACCGACGCCCGCTCGGGTCGCTGGATCTCGCTGGCCGCGACCGGTTCCGGCACGCTGACCGCCACCGACAACTCGGGTCGGACCGTGGGCTGCGCGCTGGCCGGCTCGCTCTCCGCGGGTACGGCCACGCTGACGGTCACCGACACCACCGGCGCGGCGACGGTGTACGCGTACGACACCTCCGGGCGGGTGGACAAGGTCACCACCCCGACCGGTGAGCAGACCACGTTCGGCTACGACGGCCAGGACCGGATCACCTCGCTGACCCGCGTCACCAACACCGCCACGGGCGCCGGCGACACCTGGGACTACGCCTACTCCGCGACCACCCGCGGGGGATCGGGCACCACGACGGTGACCGACCCCAACGGTCACAAGACCCTCTACACCACCGACTCCGGCGGCGAGGTCACCAAGACCCTCGACGCCCTCGGCGACGCCCGCGCCAGCAGCTACAACGCCGACCACGATCAGATGACGGCCGTCAACGCCCAGGGCACCGGGGCTGCGGTGAGGTTGGTCCGTTTTGACGGACATCCGAGATCAGGGGTCACGGCCCCGGAGGGATGTCCATCATGGAAGGCATGGGGAAGAAGAAGCCTCGGCCGAGGCGGTCGTTCACGCCGCAGTGTGAGTTCTCGATCTAGGAATGTACTCGGTCAGTGACCTGACCTGCAGCCCCAGTTTTCAAGTGAGAATCTCAGTCTCCAGGTTGGACGCCGTCTACCTGCGGTGATGCTGGCGGGGCGTTTTCTCCGACTCTCTGACCTGCAGTCCCATAGATAGAGTGAGAATCCCCGAAGTATCGTGAGAATCCCTGTGGGTTTTTACACGTTTCTGCAGGTCAGGGCTGTTTTATAGAACATGTTGGTGTGGCGTGCGTGGTGGGCTCCTGGCACGTGGGTGCGCCTCGTCTGCCCTCGGCGGCGTGCCGAAGAGCCCCAGTCTGCCGCCGCACGGTTCGCTGGCGGCAGCACCGGTTTGGTCATGGAGTGCTCCAGCGCCAGGCCTTCCGGGGGAGCCCATTCAAGGTGGCCAGATCGCTTAGCAGGTTGCGTCGGCCTCGCTGATGGGCAGGGGCTGCTTTGCGCTGGAGTGTCCATCGGGTTCTATCCGTCGTGCTTCCGGTGGTCGTCGTCCACTCCCAAGATGTCGTCGCGATGATCCCGGCGCTCTCCCGGAACGTGCCAGAGGGTGCAGATCGTGGACGTATCGCGGGAAGCCCTGCGGTTTCTTGATTGCTTCGGCAGGTTGGGGCTGTGTTGCTGCGGATGGGGGCGCGGTCTGTGCGGTGGGTTGGTGCTGGTCACAGGTCGAGTGCGAGCATGGCCAGGCCGCGTTGTCCTGATGCGGCGAGATAGGTGGTCTGCCGGTCTGGGTCCTGGATTGTGGCGAGTTGGTTGACGGGGGCGGCGGTGACCAGGGTGCTGCGCAATGTCCCGGTATTCGGATCCCAGAAGGTGATGGAGTGTCCGTTGCCGCACACGAGCAGGTGCGCGCCGGATCTTGTCGGTGCGACCGCCATGGCCTTCACGTTCGGGACCGGCAACTCCTGGCGCAGTTCCCAGGTTTCACAGTCCCACAGGTGAACGCTGTCGTGGGTTACGCCGGCGAGGAGTTCGCTGTCTGCTGAAGGGATCGTCTGCAAGGCGGTGAAGGCCACAGCGTGGTCGGCGGTGATCGTTGTGATCAGTGTCTGGTCGTTGAGGTTCGAGACTTCGAGTCGGCCCCGCGTGCAGGTGATCAGTTGCGGGGTGCCGTCGGGTGTCTGGCGGACCAGGATCGAGGTATAGGGGGCGGACGCTTTGGCGCGTCCGGTCAGGCGCAGGGGAGCGGTCTGGCGGGTGTGGAGGTCGTAGAAGGCCAGTTGCCCAGAGGTGGCGATGATGAGCCCGGGCCGGTCCTCTCGGGTGGTGACCAGGGCCTGGGGGTTGGCGCGGACAGGGATCCAGTCCAGATCATCATCATCGCCGGGACTGTACAAGACGATCTCTTCTTCGCCTTGGATGACGAGGATCGGGTTGCTGGTGTGCCCTTGGAGCACCTGGAGGGAGAGGGCGAAGTTGGAGCTGAGGGAGTGCGCGACCCGCCCGTTCTCGGGTGTGTGGAAGGCGATTCCGGTGGAGCTGGCCACGGCCAGGGTCGGCCCGCGGTGGCCGGGGAGGCTGATGGGGAAGCCGCACAGGGCGCGGGGCAGGGTGTGGACGGGCGGCGGGGTCCAGGCATCGCCGTCGGTGCTGCTCCACAGCTGGACCCCGGAGTCGCTCGCGGTCACCAGTTCGCTGGTGCCGATCATGGTGCCGAAGGCGGTCAGGGCGCGGACCGGGCTGGCGTAGTTGTCGTGGGCGGTCGAGTGCCAGCGTCCGTCGTCGTCCAGGGCCCATACCTCGATGCTCGAATCGCCGGTGCTGATGGCGATTTGGG includes these proteins:
- a CDS encoding DUF4232 domain-containing protein, whose product is MKAHLRKSAALTTVVTALLVAGGVGTAVAAPRAAAAPQRCHTTALGASLRVPPNHVGMGNAYGELVLTNTSHQTCTVYGYPGLGLQNANHRVLPIRVKWGSTWFAADPRPHTVTLKPGQSAYANLAWNEPYGTKSVTPSYLEVTPPDETTFRLVRFAQGAINDGTLSVTALSARPVPLY
- a CDS encoding RHS repeat domain-containing protein, with the translated sequence MAAAGSIGDDWFADYDRTLDTAVSGHITSYGPGGELLTFTQSGSTYTNAVGYHAGLAKNSNGTYTLDHTDTGSKDTYNSAGNLTAVTDHNGDAINVTQTVTSGQVTGFKATDARSGRWISLAATGSGTLTATDNSGRTVGCALAGSLSAGTATLTVTDTTGAATVYAYDTSGRVDKVTTPTGEQTTFGYDGQDRITSLTRVTNTATGAGDTWDYAYSATTRGGSGTTTVTDPNGHKTLYTTDSGGEVTKTLDALGDARASSYNADHDQMTAVNAQGTGAAVRLVRFDGHPRSGVTAPEGCPSWKAWGRRSLGRGGRSRRSVSSRSRNVLGQ